From the Bacillota bacterium genome, one window contains:
- a CDS encoding substrate-binding domain-containing protein codes for MNIVFSKENGYDSRQTNTADVNEQMSAAMGYIRDGVDYLLISAAHASGWDDVLLAAKRAGVRVILFDRLIDTDPSNYEAALVSDMEFEGKLATDWVLANVPEPNVILIRGQLGSAAEIGRSAPLLKAAEEGKLNIVWDGTGGDTWSLEEARRVVEAAIAAGKDFNVIYAQNDGMAQGACQALEAAGISFGKDGKVKIIGFDFNRFALRNVQAGYWNADVQCNPRMANQIHEWIQSGNIAEGIVYQEEIIVDTDTITDEIIEKYGINPDPGKGVITR; via the coding sequence ATGAACATAGTCTTTTCCAAGGAAAATGGTTATGACTCCAGACAAACTAACACCGCCGATGTCAACGAGCAAATGTCTGCAGCCATGGGATATATCCGCGATGGAGTCGACTATCTCCTGATTTCTGCCGCTCACGCCTCCGGATGGGATGACGTTCTGCTGGCTGCCAAAAGAGCAGGCGTTAGAGTTATTCTGTTTGACCGGTTAATTGATACCGATCCTTCCAACTATGAGGCGGCACTTGTTTCTGATATGGAGTTTGAAGGTAAGTTGGCAACTGATTGGGTTTTAGCAAATGTTCCGGAACCCAACGTCATTTTAATTCGCGGTCAGTTGGGAAGCGCCGCTGAAATCGGGCGCAGCGCTCCGCTGCTCAAAGCCGCAGAGGAAGGTAAGCTCAACATCGTGTGGGACGGTACAGGCGGAGACACATGGAGCTTAGAGGAAGCCCGTAGAGTAGTGGAAGCCGCGATTGCCGCCGGAAAAGACTTCAATGTCATCTATGCCCAAAACGACGGTATGGCTCAAGGAGCTTGCCAAGCCCTCGAGGCAGCCGGAATCAGCTTTGGGAAAGACGGCAAGGTCAAGATCATCGGATTTGACTTTAATCGCTTTGCTCTGAGAAACGTACAGGCCGGCTATTGGAACGCTGATGTTCAGTGTAATCCGCGGATGGCCAACCAGATTCATGAATGGATCCAGAGTGGTAATATAGCTGAAGGTATTGTTTATCAGGAAGAGATAATCGTGGACACTGACACGATTACCGATGAAATTATTGAGAAATATGGTATTAACCCCGATCCGGGTAAAGGTGTAATCACTAGATAG